From Pirellulales bacterium, a single genomic window includes:
- a CDS encoding sigma-70 family RNA polymerase sigma factor yields MALSEIDRSLLERCLSHKPAAWKDFVDRFMGLFVHVIQHVAQARSVRLTPEDRQALCSDIMLAILRDDAAALRNFRGQSSLATYLTVVARRVVVREMVRAKAAARLSEANLNKLATSDTVIDTPEERLSDREEVARLMAALPEEEAEIVRLYHLEGKSYEEIGNQIGLPVGSVGPLLSKARLRMRQHATGQVG; encoded by the coding sequence GTGGCGCTCTCTGAAATTGATCGCAGCCTTCTCGAACGGTGCTTAAGCCACAAGCCCGCCGCATGGAAGGACTTTGTCGATCGTTTCATGGGGCTGTTCGTGCACGTCATTCAGCATGTTGCTCAGGCCCGTAGCGTACGGCTGACCCCCGAGGATCGGCAGGCGCTGTGCTCGGACATCATGCTGGCGATTCTCCGTGACGATGCGGCCGCGCTGCGAAATTTTCGCGGACAAAGCAGCCTGGCGACGTACCTGACCGTCGTGGCTCGGCGCGTGGTCGTGCGCGAAATGGTCCGCGCGAAGGCGGCCGCCCGGTTGTCCGAGGCCAATTTGAACAAGCTCGCTACCAGCGACACCGTGATCGACACTCCCGAGGAGCGCTTGAGCGATCGCGAAGAAGTCGCACGGCTGATGGCGGCGCTGCCGGAAGAAGAGGCCGAGATCGTGCGGCTGTATCACCTCGAGGGCAAGTCCTACGAGGAGATCGGCAACCAGATCGGCTTGCCGGTGGGCAGTGTGGGCCCCTTGCTGAGCAAGGCCCGGTTGCGGATGCGGCAACACGCGACCGGCCAGGTGGGCTGA